GTATGGTTGCTCTTTTTGTTTACAAGAAGGAGAGATTTCCAAAAGAAGTACACGCATATAtccaaaaatgagcattttgcCTATTAGAAATTTAGAACAGCACATGGCAGATGCTAGAAAAAGTATTGAAGGTAGGCCTACACCTATTAATGGCGTAAAAGGTCCGTCAGTTCTAATGCTGCTTCCCAGTTTTGACATAACAAAGTGTTTTTCCATCGATTATATGCATTCGGCGCTGCTAGGAGTTGTTAAGCAGTTCATTGAGCAATGGTTTGATTCAGCAAATCACGATCAGCCTTGGTACCTCGGTACAAAAGAGtctgattttgataaaaaattactgaGTATACGACCACCATGCGAAATTAGTTGGCTTCCTCGGCCAATAAGTACTAGAAAAAAGTGGAAAGCAAGCGAGCtccgaaattttttattgtattatTCGTTCTATTGTATAAGTGACCTTCTACCAACACGTTTTGTTAGCCATTGGTGTGCTTTAATATATAGTATCAGTACATTTCTTCAACCTTCGATAACTACAGAAGAATGGCGAAAAGCAACTGAggcattatttcattttgttatcaACATCGGAAACCTTTACAATAAAAACTTCTACAGATTCAACGTGCATCTACTTCTGCACCTACCCATTTGTGTTCGAGAATTTGGTGCTCTTTGGGCAACATCTTGTTTTCCTTTTGAACACTATAacggaattttgaataaattattcgtaAATGCAACAGGTGTTCAAcagcaaatttgcaaaaactattttcgatttaaaaaactgatgTTGGAGTCTAACAAATTTTATGACTCGTCCGCTTTTTTAGATCAGGTACCTTTAGGTAAACAATTATTCATCAACTTCATGAATGGTGACAAAGATGAAAATCTGCAGCTGACTGGTGACGTCTACCAATTCTCTGTTAGAAAAACACGTGCAACTATCAGTATATCCGAGCAACGTTCTATTGAGGCAGTATTGGACTCGAAGATTGACATTAATGCAGTCACATTGTATCAGTTTTGTAACGTTAGAGGAATGCTGCTTCACTCATATGATTTCAACAAACTGAAGAGTCGCAACAATAGTATCGTTCAGTTACAAGACGCAACTGTGATCATggtgtgtaaaattttgaaggtttttatCACGTCTCCTatcgaaataaatgaaaaaaggaTTGTGATAGAAGCGATTCCAGCTACAAAAAGGATTAACAATTCAAATCTACCCAAGCAAAACAAATTTATTGCTTCTGTAACCAAGGAGTTGGTTTTTAATTGTACACGACAACGTATCTTTGTTCTGCCTGAAATGATTCAGAAAAAGTGCGTTTCCATTAACGTAATTGGTGATGATGATGGTATTAACTATACATTGGCAACCCCATTAGCTAACCATTTAGAAAATGGTTGGTGAAGAATATATAGCTGCGTATATATTAATGATCGTATTATATGTGCATGATAATTAGGTATATACATATATCATTATTTATtaattgtcataattttttattttttttttattttatcaacccATGCAGATATATGTTGCACTCGAAttatatttcaaataaataatataaatatgATCTTGCAAACATTAATAAGCctaaattgaaacatttcatttttttaagacCATTGCTctttcttcatatttttattaaaatcatgttttctaGTTCTCATGGTCATACATTTCATGGATTTTACTCATTTCTCAAAGCGCGTATTGATGCAATTCAAGTCTTAACATACTATACATAACtcttgaaaataatatgtatgtacatagatgATATTTTgccataataatttttttt
This region of Planococcus citri chromosome 5, ihPlaCitr1.1, whole genome shotgun sequence genomic DNA includes:
- the LOC135847100 gene encoding uncharacterized protein LOC135847100, whose product is MNECFQLVRNGDYDVNDLLECSSNEFPELMINDESNVADINSSECHNRSHESLIFDDSGADLRDCGDDRSSMHEKSQRKFLNGSPIFAEEAEILIMAYIIRYNLNDEAVDGLIQLFTTLVPECTLPRTIYSFMKKFDSRKDVSALKRHFCSACSMIISCGSDKRGAMCSKCSRECNSDFFYYFPIKDALTQFVNSSDYLIMINRHEYSDVNDGEYCKNNQNISKTDVTLQLNTDGVSIFDSSNKSLWPIQVLINNLPLLLRRKYLLLCGLWFGKNKPDMNMYLRLFVEEMKQLYDDGIVREVDNTLVKVHVVLCVCDSVARPTLQNIKQFNGEYGCSFCLQEGEISKRSTRIYPKMSILPIRNLEQHMADARKSIEGRPTPINGVKGPSVLMLLPSFDITKCFSIDYMHSALLGVVKQFIEQWFDSANHDQPWYLGTKESDFDKKLLSIRPPCEISWLPRPISTRKKWKASELRNFLLYYSFYCISDLLPTRFVSHWCALIYSISTFLQPSITTEEWRKATEALFHFVINIGNLYNKNFYRFNVHLLLHLPICVREFGALWATSCFPFEHYNGILNKLFVNATGVQQQICKNYFRFKKLMLESNKFYDSSAFLDQVPLGKQLFINFMNGDKDENLQLTGDVYQFSVRKTRATISISEQRSIEAVLDSKIDINAVTLYQFCNVRGMLLHSYDFNKLKSRNNSIVQLQDATVIMVCKILKVFITSPIEINEKRIVIEAIPATKRINNSNLPKQNKFIASVTKELVFNCTRQRIFVLPEMIQKKCVSINVIGDDDGINYTLATPLANHLENGW